The following DNA comes from Patescibacteria group bacterium.
TTGCTGGGATCGGTAGTTTGTTGGTTTGTTGAGATATCGCTTTTTGGATGGCATTAATTATAAGAGGGATGATAAATAGAATAATGGCAGTTATTTGGTTTGTTAGTTTGTACGGGTAGTATGCTGCCGTTCCTAGTAGGGAAATAACTGCTAAAATCAGAAAAGAACCAACTAACAGTTGTATTGCTAGCTGTTCTCTTTTAAAAAACGCCTTGCCTAATAGATAACCGTTCCAGAATAAATAGGTGAAGCCAAAGATTATGCCAATCGTTAGAGATTTCCAGGTTAATATGTTAGCAATGACGATTAACGAGATAAAAGTGGATGTGAAAAGCATAGTGTTTTTATTGTACATTTTTTGGCTTAATTTTGCTATAATTATAGCATGAAAAAAATCCACAGTCACCAAATAATTTTGCTAATTTTGGGCATATTTTTTTTGCTGGTGTATAGCTGTGTTTCATTTTTTACGCCGGAGCGTTTTAATTCGCCCGATGAAGCGGCTAATTTTTACTGGTCAGAGAGAGTCGCCTTCGGCAATCGTTTGGCAAGTTTGGTTTTAGAGAATAGGGAGACCGGTAATGCAGTGCATTTACGTAGCGACAATGTTAATAATACAGGAGAGGTTGTTCCCGGTGGTTTTTTGGGTTTGCCGCTAGTTTATGGTTTTTTGGGCAAAGTATTCACACCAACGGCAATAAAATTTTTTACTTCAATATTTGCCGTAGCAGCCGTTTGGTGTTTTTATGGTTTAGTGAAAAAAATATTTAGCAGTAGTCGTGTCGCGATAATTTCCAGCATTTTACTATTTGTAAATCCGGTTTGGTGGTATTACGCTAGCCGAGGGTTATTGCCGAACGTTTTGTTTGTTAGTTTATTATTGATTAGTGCTTGGTTGGTTTTTTGTTGCAGTAAAAATATTTATTGGCGTTACGTTTTGGGCGGATTATTCTTTGGATTGGCGCTGGCTGCTAGAACGGCCGAAATTTTTTGGTTGGCAACAATTATCTTGGCACTTGCTGTCGTTTATCGTAAGCAGATAAATGGGCTAGCTATGATTTTATTTTTAGTTTTTACCGCCGCGCCGCTTTTGGTAGTTTTGTTTATTAATAAAGATATCTATGGCGGGTATTTTGTTACCGGGTATTCCTCTCTTGCTGCTCCCGTGGACACTACTGCTTTTATTACCGGAAACAGTATTAGTGTTTTACCATTTGGTTTTCATCCACGAACCGCTCTGATCAATTGGTGGAACTATCAAGTGCAAATGCTCTGGTGGTATTTTATTCCCATGATAGTTGGTTTGGTTTTTTCGGTACGTGATTTAGTCCGTCAGTATGATGTTAAAAAATGGTTTTATCTGATTATTTTTGTTGTTCTAAGCGATTGGTTGACTGTTTATTATGGCAGCTGGGCAATAAAAGACAATATTTCCGGGCATTATACTATTGGTACTTCTTATTTGCGTTACTGGTTACCGATTGTTGTTTTTGCCGTGCCGTTTGTTGCTTATGCTATCAATTATTTACTAGATTGGTTAAAACAAAAGTGGTCGAAAATTTTAGTCGGGATATTATTTTTTGGAATCATAGTTTCTTTGTCAGCTCAACTTGTTTTAACTTCAGAAGAAGGCCTGATATCGGTAGTGCAAAATATTAATCAGTATCAGAAAACAAATTTGGCAGCGCAGCAGCAATTTTCGTCCAGAGACAAGGTTTTAATTGTCAGCGATCGCAGCGACAAGGTTTTTTGGCCGGAGTTTAAAGTAGTGAAATTTATGGGCGATTTTGGTGTTTTCGAGCGTCTTAGCAGCGTCGTTAGTTCTAATGACGTTTATTACTATTCGCACAACAACTTAACGGCAGAAAATCTGCAGTATTTAAATGATAATATTAAGCAATTGGGCTTAGTGCTCGAAAGGCAAGGGACGCTAAATGGTGGGGATGAGCTGTATAAGCTGAAAGTTTCCGCCCAAGGCGGATCCCTGCCTACTGGACAGGCAGGCGCCTCTGGCGGAATAAAGTTATAAAATTAAAAGCCATATTATGCCACGTTGGTACAAAGTGTTTAAAATTATATTGATACTGGTTCCGGTCATATTTTTTATTTTTTTGGTTTGCCAGGATTTGGTGGTAAGCGGCAGGCTTGAAGCTGCTTATAATTTTTCAGAGCCATCTCCTTTTGTTATGCCATTAGCGCCAAAGGCGAGAATAAGCGAGGTTAAAAAAGAGTCTAGCGACTACTATCAAACTATGTTTGACGATCCGATTTATTTTGATGTTAGGCTGCCACGCAAATTTTCCACAATCACTTTTTGGGCTAAGTTTCGACCGACAGCCGGACAAACTGTTCGTCTGGCTGCTTTTAACAACAAAGACCAGTGGAATTTTGAAGCCAAAGATTTTTTTCAAGTAGAAGACCTGGGCGACGGTTGGTATTTGGGTAGCGTTGATTTCGACATGTCGGCTAAGAGGTTTGCCTTTCAAAAATATCAGTTTATGGTTTCTTTACCAGGGATAAGAGGGAGCGGTCGAACGGTTGATATCAGCGAGATAAAAATGCTATCCCAAAGGGAGCCGATGACATTGGGTATCTTTTGGCAAAAATTAAAAGCAAAGATTTTTAACTAAGGGATATGAAAGTGACGTTTTTAAAAATTTTGTATGACGTCTTCTCTGTCAGCGCCGTGTCTTGGGCTGTTTGTGTCGTCAGTGAAACAATTAAACCGGGTTTTGTGACTAATTATTTAGACATGAATATTTTTTTGCTTTGGACGGTAATTATTGGTATTATTTATACGTTGATGAATAAAAATTGATATGAAAATAGCTATTTGCGGCAGCATGG
Coding sequences within:
- a CDS encoding glycosyltransferase family 39 protein, whose product is MKKIHSHQIILLILGIFFLLVYSCVSFFTPERFNSPDEAANFYWSERVAFGNRLASLVLENRETGNAVHLRSDNVNNTGEVVPGGFLGLPLVYGFLGKVFTPTAIKFFTSIFAVAAVWCFYGLVKKIFSSSRVAIISSILLFVNPVWWYYASRGLLPNVLFVSLLLISAWLVFCCSKNIYWRYVLGGLFFGLALAARTAEIFWLATIILALAVVYRKQINGLAMILFLVFTAAPLLVVLFINKDIYGGYFVTGYSSLAAPVDTTAFITGNSISVLPFGFHPRTALINWWNYQVQMLWWYFIPMIVGLVFSVRDLVRQYDVKKWFYLIIFVVLSDWLTVYYGSWAIKDNISGHYTIGTSYLRYWLPIVVFAVPFVAYAINYLLDWLKQKWSKILVGILFFGIIVSLSAQLVLTSEEGLISVVQNINQYQKTNLAAQQQFSSRDKVLIVSDRSDKVFWPEFKVVKFMGDFGVFERLSSVVSSNDVYYYSHNNLTAENLQYLNDNIKQLGLVLERQGTLNGGDELYKLKVSAQGGSLPTGQAGASGGIKL